A genomic window from Methanobrevibacter sp. TLL-48-HuF1 includes:
- a CDS encoding winged helix-turn-helix domain-containing protein translates to MTINKLLHQIFLKRKGGKTSAKIVDLLLVRPYNGSQIAKIIDMDYNTIEYHLEILCKSKLVMCESDSYGSLYYPTDLLLKNHEEYEKIKEMMTITA, encoded by the coding sequence ATGACAATCAACAAGCTACTTCATCAAATCTTTTTAAAAAGAAAAGGAGGGAAAACTTCTGCAAAAATTGTTGATTTACTGCTTGTACGTCCATATAATGGAAGTCAAATAGCAAAAATCATAGATATGGATTATAATACCATTGAATACCATTTAGAGATTTTATGCAAAAGTAAATTAGTTATGTGTGAATCTGACAGTTATGGCTCATTATACTACCCTACAGATTTACTATTAAAAAATCATGAGGAATACGAAAAAATAAAAGAGATGATGACAATAACTGCATAA
- a CDS encoding methanogenesis marker 17 protein — MLVECYDEKGAEVYEMIIKQIFQDLVLGPAVEDLKAFANPDEAVFILAIKMKKTSGVIKFGDVANFTYDKSNDVTKIFIENENYLPNILKLLWRRFSRDELYQPTRYNIDLEGNQMDLEDLVVDDPHSNLQRRIYDAIFRILPEGFKIIKDVSVGDIVAVIATDELIKDDWIDKANDYIAELNKGL; from the coding sequence ATGTTAGTAGAATGCTATGATGAAAAAGGCGCAGAAGTCTATGAAATGATTATTAAACAGATTTTTCAGGATTTGGTTCTTGGTCCTGCTGTTGAAGATTTAAAAGCTTTTGCTAACCCTGATGAAGCAGTTTTTATTTTAGCTATTAAAATGAAAAAGACTTCTGGTGTTATTAAATTTGGTGATGTGGCTAATTTCACTTATGATAAAAGCAATGATGTTACTAAAATATTTATTGAAAATGAAAATTATCTCCCAAATATTTTGAAGTTATTGTGGAGGAGATTTTCTAGAGATGAGCTTTATCAGCCGACCAGGTATAATATTGATCTTGAAGGAAATCAAATGGATCTGGAAGATTTGGTTGTTGATGATCCTCATTCAAATCTTCAAAGAAGAATTTATGATGCAATCTTTAGAATTTTGCCGGAAGGGTTTAAAATAATTAAAGATGTTTCTGTTGGGGATATTGTGGCTGTAATAGCTACTGATGAATTAATTAAAGATGATTGGATTGATAAAGCTAATGACTATATTGCAGAATTAAATAAAGGTTTATAG
- a CDS encoding methanogenesis marker 3 protein: protein MLIKINGKEMNVAEGSTIQDVIDESNAPYTPGSIICLIKGKKELEKNVSKFRIKTTQGSVILELLDTKEAQPLVDVWKKQYKDFENLSVRWSTSNEVAIGPVVTDLKPTSDEYKYYEGDVVLSLSSFSNESTHLILIKENTTNVYSVPPFNKGIFAKVIGGKKTLNLLTDDDEVKAIEPIIERSTTTDSSAVSDLDTVLKEGNELFTYVSLEVDNNSPVSVEHLFSIIKDGRIKVDFESESFLGFYDLKGIDKPKENVASRTRGSITVRNSGVGVGKLYIYRESRVLSPNHTNVGKIINGMEIIDIAKKGEFITVKSNQDRLMLLGHNQNEIDEKLASLNIEHVKEGVTGEDALIVEQTPKYTIDILNEGKVTTKSIHKDDLCEIDFTENASRTVKYFKLVSGLLEEPIGKIKVHFSVPGMHILIFEGDSNISKGLVPENTPENIVKACEIGVTNMSAKNVGLIGVRFEDNKEFGPTAESFSSTNIVGNVVSDYSKLEKFKDGEIVYVKEFND, encoded by the coding sequence ATGTTAATAAAAATTAATGGAAAAGAAATGAATGTGGCAGAAGGTTCTACAATTCAGGATGTTATTGATGAATCTAATGCTCCATACACTCCCGGCAGTATTATCTGTTTAATTAAGGGTAAAAAAGAGCTTGAAAAAAATGTTAGCAAGTTTAGAATTAAAACAACACAAGGATCTGTTATTTTAGAACTTCTTGATACTAAAGAAGCACAGCCTTTAGTTGATGTCTGGAAAAAACAGTATAAAGATTTTGAAAACTTATCTGTTAGATGGTCAACTTCAAATGAAGTAGCTATTGGTCCTGTTGTCACTGATTTGAAACCTACTTCTGATGAATATAAATATTATGAGGGGGATGTTGTTTTAAGTTTATCTAGTTTTAGTAATGAGTCAACACATTTAATTCTTATTAAGGAAAACACCACTAATGTTTACAGTGTTCCTCCATTTAATAAAGGAATATTTGCAAAGGTAATTGGTGGTAAAAAAACTTTAAACTTACTAACAGATGATGATGAAGTAAAAGCTATTGAGCCTATTATTGAAAGAAGTACAACTACAGATTCATCTGCTGTATCTGATTTAGACACTGTTTTAAAAGAGGGCAATGAATTATTTACTTATGTTTCACTGGAAGTGGATAATAATTCTCCAGTTTCTGTTGAGCATCTGTTTTCAATTATTAAAGACGGCAGAATTAAAGTTGATTTTGAATCAGAATCATTTTTAGGATTTTATGATTTGAAAGGGATAGATAAACCTAAAGAAAATGTTGCTTCCAGAACAAGAGGAAGCATAACTGTTAGAAACAGTGGTGTAGGTGTTGGAAAATTATATATTTATAGGGAAAGTAGAGTTTTAAGTCCAAATCACACCAATGTAGGTAAAATCATAAATGGTATGGAAATTATTGATATAGCTAAAAAAGGAGAGTTTATAACTGTTAAATCTAATCAGGATAGACTGATGTTACTTGGTCATAATCAAAATGAAATTGATGAAAAATTAGCTAGTTTAAATATTGAACATGTTAAAGAGGGAGTGACTGGGGAAGATGCTTTAATTGTAGAGCAAACTCCAAAATACACGATTGATATTTTAAATGAAGGAAAAGTAACAACCAAATCCATTCATAAAGATGATTTATGTGAAATTGACTTTACTGAAAATGCTTCAAGAACTGTAAAATACTTTAAATTAGTGTCAGGTCTTTTAGAAGAGCCAATTGGTAAAATTAAAGTTCATTTTTCAGTACCTGGGATGCATATATTAATATTTGAAGGAGATTCAAATATTTCAAAAGGACTTGTTCCAGAAAATACTCCTGAAAATATTGTAAAAGCATGTGAAATTGGTGTAACTAATATGTCTGCAAAAAATGTTGGTTTAATTGGAGTAAGATTTGAAGATAATAAGGAATTTGGGCCAACTGCAGAATCATTTAGTTCAACTAACATTGTTGGTAATGTTGTTTCTGATTATTCCAAACTTGAAAAATTTAAAGATGGAGAGATAGTTTATGTTAAGGAATTTAACGATTAG
- a CDS encoding methanogenesis marker 2 protein — protein sequence MREGVFISDFKNLVKAIQEFEGVTRKASIDTVTSLLTESYNVSGDVVIDIGDDASAIDIGNNQVVLVAADGIWGQIMNVNPYWAGYCSVLVNVNDIAAMGGKPLAMVNIMSIKHDEIYEELLAGIKDGCLKFGVPMVGGHLHPDGEVDSLGVAIVGIAKKDKLITSFGAEVGDKIIVAIDLDGKPHEMFALNWDTTYDKDKQLVQDQITAVQYLAEKDYIKSGKDISNPGILGTLEMLLETSVKGAIVNLMDIPRNKNIEWENWLKSYPGSGFVFTADEENCDFIKEYLKDYSIEANVVGEITGDCSLYLVNGDGEKLEVFNQKTNPVFKFKKE from the coding sequence ATGAGGGAAGGTGTTTTTATTTCAGATTTTAAAAACCTTGTAAAGGCAATTCAGGAATTTGAAGGAGTAACTCGTAAAGCTTCTATTGATACTGTAACATCTCTTTTAACTGAATCTTATAATGTTTCAGGTGATGTTGTAATTGATATTGGTGATGATGCTTCAGCTATTGATATTGGAAATAATCAAGTAGTTTTAGTAGCTGCAGATGGTATATGGGGTCAAATAATGAATGTTAACCCATATTGGGCAGGTTATTGTTCTGTTCTTGTTAATGTAAATGATATTGCAGCTATGGGTGGAAAACCATTGGCTATGGTTAATATAATGTCAATAAAACATGATGAAATTTATGAAGAATTATTGGCAGGTATTAAAGATGGTTGTTTGAAGTTTGGTGTACCTATGGTTGGAGGTCATCTACATCCTGATGGTGAAGTTGATTCTTTGGGAGTAGCTATTGTGGGAATTGCAAAGAAAGATAAATTAATCACTAGTTTTGGGGCAGAAGTAGGTGATAAAATCATTGTTGCTATTGATTTAGATGGTAAACCTCATGAAATGTTTGCACTAAATTGGGATACTACATATGATAAGGACAAACAATTAGTTCAAGATCAAATTACAGCAGTTCAATATTTAGCTGAAAAAGATTATATTAAATCTGGAAAAGATATCAGTAACCCTGGTATTTTAGGAACTTTGGAAATGTTACTTGAAACATCTGTTAAAGGAGCAATAGTAAATTTAATGGATATTCCAAGAAATAAAAATATTGAATGGGAAAATTGGTTAAAATCATATCCTGGTTCTGGTTTTGTATTTACTGCTGATGAGGAAAATTGTGATTTTATTAAAGAGTATTTGAAGGATTATTCTATTGAAGCTAATGTTGTTGGCGAAATTACTGGTGACTGTTCCTTGTATTTAGTTAATGGTGATGGTGAAAAATTGGAAGTTTTTAATCAAAAAACAAATCCAGTTTTCAAGTTTAAAAAAGAGTAA
- a CDS encoding winged helix-turn-helix domain-containing protein, translating to MATKIKNELKEEYQGIKYILTSTMRTKLLLSIYNESKNLDDLRIELEKPSATILHGLKELENLNFVKKVQKYYQLTSNGYLLTTNMIKLIDNWYATNKNEDFWNIHDLTAIPQENLKNIYLLRNAECITSTTSNLSKAYNSYSKLIENAEELKITLPIFSENHLRNIVQLIQEKTLHKLELITHQEILALIHRNPLFEKWLINNENVKIISIKNPLKSFLTLGEEFMSLTLFFKDGHYDDSQILIDKSQDGLKWGKLLYNQIKEWR from the coding sequence ATGGCAACAAAAATTAAAAATGAGTTGAAAGAAGAATATCAAGGTATAAAATACATACTTACATCAACTATGCGGACAAAATTATTATTAAGTATTTATAATGAATCAAAAAATTTAGATGATTTACGAATAGAACTAGAAAAGCCATCAGCAACAATACTGCATGGTTTAAAGGAATTGGAAAATTTAAATTTTGTTAAAAAAGTTCAAAAATATTATCAATTAACATCAAACGGTTATCTGTTAACCACCAACATGATTAAATTAATTGATAATTGGTATGCAACTAACAAAAATGAAGATTTTTGGAATATCCATGATTTAACAGCCATTCCCCAAGAAAATCTCAAAAACATTTATCTTTTAAGAAATGCAGAATGCATAACTTCTACAACAAGCAATCTATCAAAAGCTTACAATAGCTACAGCAAATTAATTGAAAATGCCGAAGAATTAAAAATAACTTTACCTATTTTTTCAGAAAACCATTTGAGGAACATTGTTCAATTAATACAAGAAAAAACACTGCATAAACTTGAATTAATCACCCACCAAGAAATACTAGCATTAATTCATAGAAATCCATTATTTGAAAAATGGCTAATTAATAATGAAAATGTGAAAATAATTAGCATAAAAAATCCTTTAAAAAGCTTTTTAACATTGGGAGAAGAGTTTATGTCACTTACATTATTTTTTAAAGATGGTCACTACGATGACTCACAAATTCTGATTGATAAAAGTCAAGACGGATTAAAATGGGGAAAATTACTATACAATCAGATAAAAGAGTGGAGATGA
- a CDS encoding methanogenesis marker 15 protein: MVKIALVSCGTEYSGIQKEIEKAANTFGAEIILPEIDLDYIDESYAKFGFSAQSSSLKLMIARAMAIVEGRCKPDAVFIASCFRCAEGALVRNAVRKFLQDNTRIPVVTYSFTERTKADELFIRMEALATTVTRRSILAREKQEGLTLGIDSGSTTTKVVAMENNKVIGTGWTETKDIMGSVYKGVEEAFADTEYTIDDVDGIGTTGYGRINIGKQLNAELVQEELSVNAKGAVYLADHQKGEATVLDIGGMDNKVITVNDGIPDNFTMGGICAGASGRFLDMASRRLDVSIEELGPLALQGDYRKALLNSYCIVFGIQDLVTTLAAGGSKADAAAATCHSVAEQVYEQQLQEIDLREPLIQVGGTSLISGLVEAVSEMLGGIDVIVPQYSQHIGAVGAALLVSGMGHRQDNK; this comes from the coding sequence ATGGTTAAAATTGCTTTAGTTTCATGTGGAACTGAATATAGTGGAATTCAAAAGGAAATTGAAAAAGCAGCCAATACTTTTGGTGCAGAAATTATTCTTCCGGAAATTGATTTGGATTATATTGATGAATCTTATGCCAAATTTGGATTTTCTGCTCAAAGTTCAAGTTTAAAGTTAATGATTGCAAGAGCGATGGCAATTGTTGAAGGAAGATGTAAACCTGATGCAGTATTCATCGCTTCTTGTTTTAGATGTGCAGAAGGAGCTCTTGTAAGAAATGCAGTGCGTAAATTCCTGCAGGATAATACTCGTATTCCTGTAGTTACATATTCATTTACAGAAAGAACAAAAGCAGATGAATTATTTATTCGTATGGAAGCATTAGCTACTACTGTAACCCGTAGAAGTATTCTTGCTCGTGAAAAACAGGAAGGTCTTACATTAGGTATTGATTCTGGTTCAACAACTACAAAAGTTGTAGCTATGGAAAATAATAAAGTTATAGGTACTGGCTGGACAGAAACAAAAGATATTATGGGTTCTGTTTATAAAGGTGTTGAAGAAGCTTTTGCTGATACTGAATATACAATTGATGATGTTGATGGAATTGGTACAACTGGTTATGGTCGTATTAATATTGGTAAACAATTAAATGCAGAATTAGTTCAGGAAGAGTTGTCTGTTAATGCAAAAGGTGCAGTATATTTAGCTGATCATCAAAAAGGGGAAGCTACTGTATTGGATATTGGGGGTATGGATAACAAAGTAATCACTGTTAATGATGGTATTCCTGATAACTTTACTATGGGGGGAATCTGTGCAGGAGCATCTGGAAGATTTTTAGATATGGCTTCCCGTCGTTTAGATGTTTCTATTGAAGAATTAGGACCTCTTGCTTTACAAGGGGATTACAGAAAAGCATTACTTAACAGTTACTGTATTGTTTTCGGTATTCAGGATTTAGTTACTACTCTTGCAGCAGGTGGTTCCAAAGCTGATGCTGCTGCCGCAACCTGTCATTCTGTAGCTGAACAAGTTTACGAACAGCAACTTCAGGAAATAGATTTAAGGGAACCTCTCATACAGGTAGGTGGAACATCATTAATTTCTGGACTTGTTGAAGCTGTTAGTGAAATGTTAGGTGGTATTGATGTTATTGTACCTCAATATTCTCAACATATTGGAGCGGTAGGTGCTGCTCTTTTAGTATCTGGAATGGGTCATAGGCAAGATAATAAATAG
- a CDS encoding methanogenesis marker 5 protein, whose product MVKVAIYPPNSLILADLIERKGHTPLVLQKQIRQKIKDPEIDSPPMNITEEDPIKGLKYAAIEVPSGVRGRMSIIGPLIDEAEAAILVDGAPFGFGCVGCARTNELSIFLLRQRDIPILEVTYPKNRDGTFLMVNQINEFLDSLKEE is encoded by the coding sequence ATGGTGAAAGTAGCTATTTATCCTCCAAATTCATTAATCTTAGCAGATTTAATTGAAAGGAAAGGTCACACTCCTTTAGTTCTTCAAAAACAAATAAGACAAAAAATTAAAGATCCTGAAATTGATTCTCCTCCTATGAATATTACTGAAGAAGACCCAATTAAAGGTCTTAAATATGCAGCTATTGAAGTTCCTTCAGGTGTTCGTGGAAGAATGTCTATTATAGGTCCTTTAATAGATGAAGCTGAAGCAGCTATTTTAGTTGATGGTGCTCCATTTGGTTTTGGTTGTGTAGGTTGCGCTAGAACAAATGAACTGTCCATATTCCTGCTTAGGCAAAGGGATATTCCTATACTTGAAGTTACATATCCAAAAAATAGGGATGGGACATTTTTAATGGTAAATCAAATTAATGAGTTTTTAGACTCTCTTAAGGAGGAATAA
- a CDS encoding DUF2117 domain-containing protein translates to MKIGVVVHGPNIIDSNWALKLIDLLSGYGEVSARLGGTMGRTAVIDKSLEDIIDISKKLVPSDSLKLFNDANADVIFLINYGKSRVTGQVFGYKVYNHYLLKVAENNIPLIQIERPGEIDGSIISWNGDNNALIKDLSQKLDLNIVTPEEIYNNHFKQDKIDDGKIQRIVHGVSPDENIMVNSMVIGKSKSDKVTLIAKDGYITDIIGGTIKEHGVEKLGKVDLENAIVKTGLLRKSKVKPRVVEKNKSADIFKIAFLDHAGEDVYQFKDADLVVTVGDDTTLIASDILYRFNIPIIGITDGDLDKVVEDGFKAKNSIIFEFESGTDDIVGEKIHELIFKNEKILIRPRNSKNIDEIHGEIIKITNLLNCKYNIITI, encoded by the coding sequence ATGAAAATTGGTGTAGTAGTTCATGGACCTAATATTATTGATTCGAATTGGGCTTTAAAGTTAATTGATTTATTGTCTGGATATGGTGAGGTTTCAGCTAGATTAGGTGGAACTATGGGAAGAACTGCAGTTATTGACAAGTCTTTAGAAGATATCATTGACATATCTAAAAAATTAGTTCCAAGTGACTCTTTAAAATTATTTAATGATGCAAATGCGGATGTTATATTTTTAATAAACTATGGAAAATCCAGAGTGACAGGCCAGGTTTTTGGTTATAAAGTTTATAATCATTATTTATTAAAAGTAGCTGAAAATAACATTCCACTAATTCAAATTGAAAGGCCAGGTGAAATTGATGGCAGTATAATCTCTTGGAATGGAGATAATAATGCTTTAATCAAAGATCTGTCTCAAAAATTAGATTTGAATATTGTTACTCCTGAAGAAATTTATAATAATCATTTTAAGCAGGATAAAATAGATGATGGTAAAATTCAAAGAATTGTGCATGGTGTTAGTCCTGATGAGAATATAATGGTTAACAGTATGGTCATTGGTAAATCTAAGAGTGATAAAGTTACATTAATAGCTAAAGATGGTTATATTACAGATATTATTGGTGGAACTATAAAAGAGCATGGTGTTGAAAAATTAGGAAAAGTTGATTTGGAAAATGCTATTGTAAAAACGGGGCTTTTAAGAAAGTCTAAAGTAAAACCCAGAGTTGTAGAAAAAAACAAATCAGCAGATATTTTTAAAATAGCTTTTTTAGACCATGCTGGAGAAGATGTTTATCAATTTAAAGATGCTGATTTGGTTGTTACGGTTGGAGATGATACTACATTAATAGCTTCTGATATTTTGTACAGATTTAATATTCCAATTATTGGCATTACTGATGGGGATTTGGATAAAGTTGTTGAAGATGGTTTCAAAGCTAAAAATTCCATAATATTTGAATTTGAAAGTGGAACTGATGATATTGTCGGTGAAAAAATACATGAATTGATTTTTAAAAATGAAAAGATTTTAATCAGGCCTAGAAACTCTAAAAATATTGATGAAATTCATGGTGAAATCATTAAAATAACAAATCTTTTAAATTGTAAATATAATATTATAACTATCTAA
- a CDS encoding amino acid ABC transporter substrate-binding protein: protein MDKKIGIIACIIVILAIVGVAAYSGVFDGESKVVNDDKTLVVGFDAEFPPYGYKDDNGDYVGFDLDLAQEVCDRNNWTLVKQPIDWDAKDSELDSGSIDCIWNGFTMDGREDQYTWSDPYFDNKQVIVVKNGSGINSLSDLKGKNVETQKDSSALAALQGDQKSLADTFGNLVEVADYNTAFMDLESGACDAVAVDIGVAHYQLNSKNNTDDFVILNDNISSEQYGIGFKEGNTELRDQVQSTLDEMFKDGTVDKIADKYSEYDIKDSLIRK, encoded by the coding sequence ATGGATAAGAAAATTGGAATTATCGCTTGTATAATAGTCATACTCGCAATTGTTGGTGTGGCGGCATACTCTGGCGTATTTGATGGGGAAAGTAAAGTAGTTAACGATGATAAGACATTAGTTGTTGGATTTGATGCAGAATTTCCACCATATGGTTACAAAGATGACAATGGGGATTATGTAGGTTTTGATTTAGATTTAGCACAAGAAGTTTGTGATAGAAACAATTGGACTTTAGTTAAACAACCTATTGACTGGGATGCTAAAGACAGTGAATTAGATTCAGGCAGTATTGATTGTATATGGAATGGATTTACCATGGATGGCAGAGAAGATCAATACACATGGTCTGACCCTTACTTTGATAACAAACAGGTTATTGTTGTTAAAAATGGTTCAGGTATTAATTCTTTAAGTGACTTAAAAGGTAAAAATGTAGAAACTCAAAAAGATTCATCTGCATTAGCTGCACTTCAAGGAGATCAAAAATCATTGGCAGATACATTTGGAAACTTAGTTGAAGTAGCTGATTATAATACTGCATTTATGGATTTGGAATCTGGAGCTTGTGATGCTGTTGCAGTTGATATTGGTGTTGCACATTACCAATTAAATTCAAAAAATAACACTGATGATTTTGTAATATTGAATGACAATATATCTTCAGAGCAGTATGGTATTGGATTTAAAGAAGGCAATACTGAATTGAGAGATCAAGTACAGTCTACTTTAGATGAAATGTTCAAAGACGGTACTGTTGATAAAATTGCTGATAAATACAGTGAATATGATATTAAAGATTCTCTTATAAGAAAATAA
- a CDS encoding radical SAM protein, which produces MNEHNGSRFAHITKAHPCFNEKVHDKVGRAHVPVAPKCNIYCNFCTRNINDEENRPGVTSCIMKPDDAISHIDDVTAEGPISVVGVAGPGDSLANEETFEFFEKLGKTHPDLIKCMSTNGLLLPKYADKLAELGVNSVTVTINAIDPDIAMDIYSFIKYEGKVYKGYEAAEILIKNQLEGVEKAAKNGMVVKVNSVLIPGLNDEHIVEIAKEVKKRGASLMNVLPLIPLNKMKIYKRPGCSMMEKVREEVEEIIPVFRACTQCRADAYGIPGKKSEDHHLGMTPQSHY; this is translated from the coding sequence ATGAATGAACATAATGGTTCTAGATTTGCACACATAACTAAAGCACATCCATGTTTTAATGAAAAAGTGCATGATAAAGTAGGTAGAGCTCATGTACCTGTAGCACCAAAATGTAATATTTATTGTAATTTCTGTACTAGGAATATAAATGATGAAGAAAATAGACCGGGGGTTACTAGCTGTATAATGAAACCAGATGATGCTATTAGTCATATTGATGATGTAACTGCAGAAGGACCAATTTCTGTAGTTGGTGTAGCTGGACCTGGAGATTCTCTGGCTAATGAGGAAACTTTTGAGTTTTTTGAAAAGCTAGGTAAAACTCATCCTGATTTAATAAAATGCATGAGTACTAATGGTCTTTTACTTCCTAAATATGCAGATAAATTGGCTGAACTTGGAGTAAATTCTGTTACTGTAACAATTAATGCAATTGATCCAGATATAGCAATGGATATTTACTCATTTATTAAATATGAAGGGAAAGTTTACAAAGGCTATGAAGCTGCTGAAATATTAATTAAAAATCAACTTGAAGGTGTTGAAAAAGCAGCTAAAAATGGCATGGTTGTTAAAGTTAATTCTGTTTTAATTCCAGGATTAAATGATGAACATATTGTTGAGATAGCTAAAGAAGTTAAAAAACGTGGAGCTTCTTTAATGAATGTTTTACCACTTATTCCATTAAATAAAATGAAAATTTATAAACGTCCGGGATGTTCTATGATGGAAAAGGTTCGTGAAGAAGTTGAAGAAATTATTCCGGTATTTAGAGCATGTACCCAATGTAGGGCAGATGCTTATGGGATTCCTGGTAAAAAAAGTGAAGACCATCATTTAGGAATGACTCCTCAAAGTCATTACTAA
- a CDS encoding methanogenesis marker 6 protein: protein MLRNLTISPELDKEDWDPDVITRMIIIAPGAHVSESEIVNELHMLDLPLTIKNTCYGSMVSGKTKDVFEAIREIRKLDPNHIFTKERGFAPGDPRRCRGHRFGPREGFHQMENEYRLLGDVADALENPRDVKVAVEKPIDVDEFKKIMNECLENNNDR, encoded by the coding sequence ATGTTAAGGAATTTAACGATTAGTCCTGAATTGGATAAAGAAGATTGGGATCCTGATGTAATTACTCGTATGATTATAATTGCTCCTGGAGCTCATGTTAGTGAAAGTGAAATTGTTAATGAGTTACATATGCTTGATTTACCTCTTACAATAAAAAATACCTGTTATGGTTCTATGGTAAGTGGAAAAACAAAGGATGTTTTTGAAGCGATTCGTGAAATAAGAAAATTGGATCCGAATCACATTTTCACAAAAGAGAGAGGTTTTGCTCCTGGGGATCCTAGAAGATGCAGGGGCCACAGATTTGGACCAAGGGAAGGTTTCCACCAGATGGAAAATGAATACAGATTGCTTGGTGATGTGGCAGATGCTTTGGAAAATCCTCGTGATGTAAAAGTTGCGGTTGAAAAACCAATTGATGTTGATGAATTTAAAAAAATTATGAATGAATGTTTAGAAAATAATAATGATAGGTGA
- a CDS encoding type II toxin-antitoxin system VapC family toxin, producing the protein MEIYFVLDASAFINGFDLESDNNYTAPEITQEVKDFESKLTLDMAIRDGKLIIRDVDEKYIDEVNEIISESGDVLRLSAPDKKLIALALMLKDEGKNIKVISDDYTIQNTLKIINIPYSGILTEGIKGVYNWKKICEGCKKEFDENYPFDDCDVCGSRIFKKRIKL; encoded by the coding sequence ATGGAAATTTATTTTGTTTTAGATGCATCTGCTTTTATCAATGGTTTTGACTTGGAATCAGATAATAATTATACTGCTCCGGAGATTACTCAGGAAGTTAAAGATTTTGAGTCAAAATTAACATTGGATATGGCTATTAGAGATGGAAAATTAATTATTCGGGATGTTGATGAAAAATATATTGATGAGGTTAATGAAATTATATCAGAATCTGGTGATGTTCTACGTTTGTCTGCTCCAGATAAAAAATTAATAGCTTTAGCTTTAATGCTTAAAGACGAAGGTAAAAACATTAAAGTTATAAGTGATGATTACACTATACAGAATACTTTAAAAATTATTAATATTCCTTATTCCGGAATCCTAACTGAAGGGATTAAAGGTGTTTACAATTGGAAAAAGATTTGTGAAGGTTGTAAAAAAGAATTTGATGAGAATTATCCTTTTGATGATTGTGATGTTTGTGGGTCTAGAATATTTAAAAAAAGAATAAAATTATAA
- a CDS encoding winged helix-turn-helix domain-containing protein, which produces MMSTKLENMNQKIQFLTKSGIRLHILNVLNKNPKNIKELVNTTQITYSTLSSNLHKLQQEKYIQKIKNKYYLTQTTKMYLNIILEFKNAIKLIDQFDEFWDKHDVKQINLDSLKNITSLHDSQLIKTTPIDIYKTHNTIKGQLLMSYNIKAIFPYLHPDYPVIIEQVLQKGGNVELIINDEIFESLIDSIDPEIKKRSIENGCLKVHELKDNLNLYLIISDKNTNLGLFKNDGSFDQNRLLTSENQQAIKWANNLFENVKANW; this is translated from the coding sequence ATGATGTCAACAAAATTAGAAAACATGAATCAAAAAATACAATTTTTAACAAAGTCTGGAATAAGACTCCATATATTAAACGTACTGAATAAAAATCCTAAAAATATAAAAGAATTAGTCAATACAACACAAATAACTTATAGCACCCTATCAAGTAATCTCCACAAATTACAGCAAGAAAAATATATCCAAAAAATAAAAAACAAATATTATTTAACTCAAACAACAAAAATGTACTTGAATATAATATTGGAGTTTAAAAATGCAATAAAATTAATAGATCAATTTGATGAATTTTGGGATAAACATGATGTAAAACAGATTAATTTAGACTCATTGAAAAATATAACCAGTTTACATGATTCCCAATTAATTAAAACAACCCCAATTGACATTTATAAAACTCACAATACAATAAAAGGGCAGCTATTAATGTCATATAACATTAAAGCAATATTCCCATATTTACATCCCGATTATCCTGTTATTATTGAACAGGTACTACAAAAAGGAGGTAATGTTGAATTAATAATAAATGATGAAATTTTTGAAAGTTTAATAGACAGTATAGACCCGGAAATTAAAAAGAGAAGTATTGAAAACGGATGTTTAAAAGTACATGAGTTAAAAGATAATTTAAACTTATATTTGATTATATCTGATAAAAATACTAATTTAGGACTTTTTAAAAATGACGGTAGCTTTGATCAAAATAGACTTTTAACATCTGAAAACCAACAAGCCATAAAATGGGCGAATAATCTCTTTGAAAATGTGAAAGCAAACTGGTGA